Sequence from the Kribbella aluminosa genome:
GCCGGCTGTCCGGTCAGCTCGGGTTCTCCCTGGACGGGCTGGACGACGACAAGCCGATCCCGGCCGAGCTGTTGGTCGAGCCGGACGAGGCGGGCGGTTCGCAGACGTTCTATCGCGTGGTCAAGGCGATCATCGACCGCGAGGACCCGACACTGCGGCAGTTGCTGAAGAAGCTGAGCGGTGGCGGCGGTCATCGGATCGTGGTCGGTACGCCGGAGCAGATCGCCGACGACATCGAGCGCTGGTTCCACGCGGGTGCCGCAGACGGGTTCAACGTGATGCCGGACGTACTGCCGTCGGGATTCGACCACTTCGTCGAGCAGGTCGTCCCCGAGCTGCGTCGGCGTGGGCTGTTCCGGCACGAGTACGCCGGTACGACGTTGCGGGACCATCTCGGGCTCGGCGTACCGGACGTTCCGCGTGGTGTGTGGGGACCTTTGGAGGCGGCACGATGAGCGTTCCTGTCCTGCTGGAGTTGGCCGTCGGCCGGCCGATCGAGGGTGCCGGTCCGGATTCGCCGCTGGTGACCGATCTGAGCGATGCTGTGCGGATCGCGCATGTGGCGGAGGCTGCCGGCGTCGCCGGTCTTCGGGTGCTCGACGCGGTTCCCGGTTTCGAGGTCCTCGATCCCACGGTGGTCGTGGCGTTCCTTGCCGGGCGTACGTCGGCGCTCGGTTACCTGGCGGATGTGCCGACCAGCCATCATGCGCCGTACAACCTCGCCCGCCGGATCCTGTCGATCGACCGGGCGACGGATGGGCGGGCGGGGCTGGTGCTGCGCCCGGGTGAGGGGGACGAGGTGACGGGCGCCGTCGTACCGGATGCGTCGGCGGTGGATCCGAAGGAGCGGTGGTGCGAGTACGCCGAGATCCTGCGGCGGTTGTGGGACTCGTTTCCCGCGGAGGCGCTGGTGGGGGATCAGGAGTCGGGGATCTTCGTCCGCGACGAGTTGATCCGTCCGGCCGGCTTCGACGGGCGGTTCTATCGAGTCGCCGGTGCGATCGACGGTCCGTCGTCGGTGCAGGGCCGGCCGGTGCAGGTCGCGGCGGTCACCGACGCCGCCGAGATCGCCTGCGTGGTAGGCCATGCCGACGCAGTCATCGTCGACATCGCCGCGGCCCCGCTCGCAGACGCGGCGCTGACGACCGAGCTGGAACGACGGGGTCGCACGCGGGCGGAGGTCGCATTGCTCGGCCGGATCCAGGTGCCGCCGGGAATCGACGCGGACTGGCTCCACGAACAGGTCACGAGACAATCCCTGGACGGACTGGTGCTGACGCTGAACGGTTCCACCCACGAACTCCGCACGCTGATCGAGACCACAGTGTCGAGGCTCGTCGCCCCGAGGAGCACACGCAGCCTCCGCGAGGCGCTTGGCCTCCCCCCGGCTGCGACTGGTGTGGGTGCCGGACGGGAGGGGGCGGCATGACCGCCACCGTTCCGACTGCCGTGGGGGTGCGACTGACTGTCGGCGGGATTCGGGCGGGGGTTGCTCCGATTCTGGAGCGGCTTGCCGCGACCGCCGGCGATCGCGAAGGCACTCGCGACTATCCGTTCGAGGAGGTCCGGGCGCTGGCCGAGCAGCGGATCACGCTGATCGGGATCGCGGTCGAGGACGGGGGCGCGGGCGGGACGCTGCGTGATGTCGTGGAGCTGGTCATCGCGATCGCCCGGGCGGACTCCAACGTCGCCCAGGCGCTCCGTTCGAGCTTCCTCACGGCGGCGAGTGTCATCGCTCGCCAGGACCTCCCGCATCGGGAGCGCACCGTGGAGCGGCTGCGGAACGGCGACCTGTTCGCTGGTACGGCCAACGAACGCGGCGGCGCGGCCGGCGCGGTGGCGACCCGACTCCTCCGCAAGAGTGACGGCGAGGTGCTCACCGGCGCCAAGTACTACTCGACCGGAGGCCTCTTCGCCCAGTGGTTCGGCGGCACCGCGGCCGACGAGGACGGCAAGATCGTCCGGTTCACGGTGCCGACCGACCGCGAGGGCGTCGAGCGGCTGGACGACTTCGACGCGATCGGGCAACGGCTGACCGCGAGCGGGACGACCCGGCTCAACGACGTACGGGTCTATCCCGACGAGCTGATCCGGGCCGACGAGGCGCCGCCGCGGAACCCCTGGCAGGGCTCGTTCGCCCAGTTGTACCTCGCGTCGATCGAGGCCGGGATCGCCGGCGCCGCGTTGGACGACGCGGTCAGGTTCGCGCGCGAGAAAGCCCGGCCGATCAAGCACAGTACGGCGGACCGTGCCGTCGACGATCCGTACGTCCGGCATGTCGTCGGCGAGATCGCCGCCCGCGCAAACGCTGCCCGAGCCGTCGTCCTCCTCGCAGCCGAAGATCTCGGCGCCGTGCCGTCCGCGTCCGACGGCGAGGTACGCGGTACCGGCGCCCGCGCGGCGCTCACGGTCGCACAGGCGCAGTACGTCGCCGTGGAGTCGGCGCTCCGGGCGGCCGAGCTGGCGTTCGACGTCGGCGGTGGATCGGCGACGGATCGCGGTACGGCGCTCGACCGGCACTGGCGCAACGCCCGGACGGTCGCCAACCACAACCCGCGCAACTGGAAGGCCGCGGTCGTCGGCGGCTTCCACCTGACCGGCGAGGAACCGCCCACCTCCGGACTGTTCTGAAGGGATCCCATGACACTCGAACCCATCCGCCGCCTCGGTCGCACCGGAGTCCTCGTCCCGCCGCTGACGCTGGGCACGATGAACTTCGGTCGCTGGGCCGAGGAAGACGAGAGCATCGAGATCATCCACGCTGCGATCGATGCCGGTATCACCGTGCTCGACACGGCCGACGTGTACGGCGACGGGCGCTCCGAGGAGATCGTCGGCAAGGCCATCGCGTCGTCGCCGACCCGGCGTGAGGATCTGTTCCTGGCGACCAAGTTCCACGGCCAGGTCGGCGACAACCCGCAGCACGCGGGCAACAGCAGGCGATGGATCACGCAGGCGGTGGAAGACAGCCTGCGCAGGCTTGGCGCCGACTACCTCGACCTCTACCAAGCACACCGGCCGGACCCGGACACCGACCTCCTGGAGACGCTGCAGACACTCGACGGTCTCGTACGCGCCGGCAAGATCCGGTACTACGGAACCTCGGTCTTCCCGGCCCACCAGTTGGTCGAGGCGCACTGGCTCGCGGAGAAGCACGGCCTGATCGCGCCGCACACGGAGCAACTTCCGTACTCGCTCCTGGTCCGCGGTGTGGAGCGCGAGGTGTTCCCCGTCGTGCAGAAGTACGGCGTGGGCGTGATCAGCTACGGGCCACTCGCGGCGGGGTGGTTGTCCGGCAAGTACCGTCTGGGCGGTGAGCAGCCGGAGTCGGCGCGTGCCGAGCTGATCGCAGGCCGGTTCGACATCGCGCTCGAACGCAACCAGCGCAAGCTGGCCGCCGCCGACGCGTTGGCACGGCTTGCCGAGGGCAACGACCTGTCGCTGGTCGAGCTCGCGATCGCGTTCGCCCTGAATCACCCGGCCGTCAGCAGCGTCATCATCGGCCCGCGCACGCGGGAACACCTGGATGTGTATCTGGGCGCGGTCGACGTACAGCTCAACGACGAGCTCCTCGACCGGATCGACGAGATCGTCGACCCGGGGACCCAGTTCCTGGAGCGGGACACCGGCCGCGACACCCCGTCCCTGCAACCGAGCGCACTGCGCCGGACAACCAACTGAGAGGTATGAGATGACCTACAGCGCCGTCCCGGACAGATACGAGACGCTTCCCTACCGCCGTACCGGTTCCTCAGGGCTCGTGCTCCCGGCGGTGTCGTTCGGCCTCTGGCAGAAGTTCGGCACCGACTACGCGTACGAGACGCAGCGCGAGATCATCCTGCACGCGTTCGATCTGGGCATCAGCCACTTCGACAACGCGGACCGCTACGGCCCGCCGCACCGCGCCGCGCAGGAGACGTTCGGCCGGGTGCTGACCACGGACCTCGCGCCGTACCGTGACGAGCTGATCCTGTCCACGAAGGCGGGTAACCCGATCGGTCCGAGCCCTTATCTGACGGGCGGTTCGCGGAAGTCGATCCTGACGTCGCTCGACCACAGCCTGCGCGACCTCGGGACCGACTACGTCGACATCTTCTATCACCACAGCCCGGACGTGCAGACGCCGTTGGAGGAGAGCGTCGGCGCGCTGGTCAGCGCAGTACAACAGGGCAAGGCGTTGTACGTCGGGATCAGCAACTATCTGCCGGACCGGGCGCACGCGGCGGCCGAGCTGCTGCGCGAGGCCGGCGTACCGCTGCTGATTCACCAGACCCGCTACTCGATCTACGACCGGCGCCCCGAACAGAACGGTCTGCTCGAGACGGCGGATCAGGACGGGTTCGGGGTGATCGTCTACAGTCCACTGGCCCAAGGCCTGCTGACCGACAAGTACCTCGACGCCATTCCCGACGGCGCACGAGCCCAGAACAGCACCTTCCTCTCACCCGAGGTCATCGACGACACGTACCGGCGTCGTACGACGGAACTCAACAAGCTGGCCGAGTCGCGAGGGCAGTCGCTGGCGCAGCTGGCCCTGCAATGGGTGCTGCGCCGGGGCGAGGTCACGTCGGCGTTGATCGGCGCGAGTTCGACCGCGCAGCTCGACCACAACCTGCAGGCCTTGACCTTCCCGCCGCTGACCGACGAGGAACTGGCGCTCATCGACGAGCACGGCGTACACGGTACTGGGCTGAAGCTGTGAGCGATGCGTTGACCGCCCGGCGGATCGGCGCGGGTGTGGAGGACGGCCGGCCGTTTCGGCTGGGGTTTCTGCTGCATCTCGACAACGACGGCGCGCCGGCGGCGGCGTACCGGCAGGCGATCGAGTTGTTCCGCGCCGCGGAGGAGCTCGGCTACGACTCCGGGTGGGTGATCCACCGGCACTTCCGGCAGGGCAACGAGCACGTCTCGGCGCCCCTGGTGCTGCTCGCCGCGATCGCGGAGCACACCAGCCGGATCCATCTCGGTACCGGCGTGTACGTCCTGCCGCTCGAGGATCCGCTGGTCGTCGCCGAGGCGGCCGCCACCCTCGACGAGCTGAGCGGCGGACGGCTGCAGCTCGGGGTCGGCTCGGGCCCGTTCCCGGGTGCCTGGGAGGCGTTCGGCAGGGAACTCGACGATCGGCACAAGCTGTACGACGCGGGCGTGACGAGCCTGCAGCGGTTGTTGTCCGGGCATCCGGTGAACAGTCTGGGCGAGGTGCTGCATCCGCCGGCCCGCGGTCTGCGTCGCCGGCTGTGGCAGGCGACGTCGTCCGATCCGGCGGTCGCGGTCACCTCGGCACAGGCGGCGGGCCGTGCGGGCGACGGGTTGCAGCTGTCCCGGGCGACCTCGTTCAACCGGCAACAGACACCTCAGCGGCAGGCGGAAATCGTCGGGGCCTTCCGGGAGGCGCACCATGCGGCGGAGCCTGGTGCCGTCCCGCGCGTGCAGGTCTCGCGGGCGATCTATCCGCACCCGGATCGCGCGGCAGCCGTGGCCGCGGTCGCGCCGGGCGCAAGCCGCTGGCAATCCTGGATCGCCTCGCGCCGCGGCCTGCCGGAGCTCACCGTCGAGGAGTTCCTCGAGCGGGACAACGCCTTACTCGGTCCTACGGACGCGATCGCTGCGGGCCTCGCCGCGGACCCGGCCCTCGAGCATGTGACGGACCTCCTGGTCAGCTTCGTGCCCGGCGTACCGCCGTTGGACGAACATCTCCGATTGTTGCAGGCGGCAACCGATGTCGCGCGTCTGCTCGGCTGGCAGGAGCCATCATGACCTTCCATCTCATCGCGTCGCTGATGACGCCGGGGCACTTCCGGAGCGCCTGGCGGTTGCCGGATGCCGACCCGCACGCGTACCTCGATATCGACTACTTCCGCGGACTCGCGCGGATCGCCGACGAGGTGGGTCTGGACGCGATCTTTCTCGGCGACGCACCCGCGCTCGGGCCGGAGATCGCCACCAATCCGGGCACCGGCATCGATCCGTTGATCCTGCTCGGTCATCTGGCGGCCGTGACCGAACGCGTGGGCGTGCTGGTGACCAGCTCGACCAGCTACAACTCGCCGTACAACCTGGCCCGCCGGTTCCAGGCCCTCGACATCGTCACCAAGGGACGCGCCGCGGTCAACCTCGTGACGACGTACGCGCCGGCCGCGGCGGCGAACTTCGGGCAGACCGAACCCGCCGCGAAGGAGACGCGGTACCGCCGGGCGCACGAGTTCCTCACGGTGGTACGCCGCCTGTGGGACAGCTGGGAGCCGGGCGCGATCGTCGCCGACAAGGCGAGCGGGCGGTACGTCGATCCCGGATCGATCCACGCGGCCGACCATCACGGCGAGTTCTTCTCGGTCGCCGGACCGTTGCCCGTACCGGGTGATCATCCGGTGGTGGTGCAGGCGGGTGGATCCGAGGGTGGTCTGAATCTCGGCGCAGAGCTGGCCGATGTCGTCTTCACCGTCGCACAGACCCAGGCGAAGGCGATCGCGTTCCGCGACGACATCCGTCGCCGGGCCGTCGCGGCCGGACGCGGTGCGGACGACGTGAAGATCTCCTTGGGTGTCATCGTGCTGATCGGCGAGACCGAGGACGATGCCCGTACACGAGCCGACGAGCTGTACGCGACCCTCGGGCTCGACCAGCTTGCCAGAGGCGTGCTGGCCGCGCTGGGCCTGGGCGATCGCGACCTCGACGAGCCGATCGGGATCGCCGATCTCCCGGAGGTCCCGGTCGCCGAGGCAGGCTCGGTCGGCTTCCAGGTCAGCACGCGCGCTCTGCTGGCCGAGCGGCCGCTGTCGGCCCGGGAGCTGGCACGCCACGCACCCGGCAGCGGTCACCGGCTCGTGGTCGGGACCGCCGAGCAGATCGCGGACGACCTCGAATCCTGGTACCGCGCGGGCACCGCCGACGGCTTCACGATCATGTACGCCGACACCGCCGTCGACTTCGAGCGCTTCGCCCGGCTCGTCGTACCGTTGCTGATCGATCGTGGACTCTTCAGGCCGGCCGAGTCCGGCTCGACCTTGCGGGACCGCCTTGATGTGCCGCAGTACGGACAGCGCCGTACCGGCAACGCTGCTGTGGCAGGCTGACGCGGCCCGGAAACCACTCGACCACATCCTGCACTTCGACGTCTGGTGATGCCTGAACGACCGACAGCCGTCGCTCAGGACGCAAGGAACGAGGTGATTGCGGAGGCGAGGGCGTCCGGTTGTTCGAGCGGGATGATGTGGCCGCAGTCCGGGACGGCGGTGTGGGTGAGGTTGTCGGCGAAGGGGACGAGTTGTGAGTGGATCGCGTCGCCGACGATGCCGCCGCTGATTGCGAGCGTGGGGACGGTGAGCCGGGTGGTTGTCAATGCGTCGTGGATTTGTGCGGCGCTGACGGCCGATTCGCGGTACAGGTCGAATCCGGCGCTGAGGGCGTCGCGGCCGGTGTAGGCGGCGATGAAGTTCGCGCGGGCGTCGGCGCCGATGTCGCGTCGTATGCTCGGGCCGGTCAGGAACCAGTCGAGGTAGTCGGCTTCGTGTCCGAGCAGCACGGTCTCTGCGAGGCCGGGTACCGAGTGGAACCCGAACCACCACGGTGGCCCGAGGTCGTTGGCGACGCCTGGGAGGAGCCCTTCCATGAGGATCAGCCGCGAGACTCGGTCGGGGTGCTGCAGTGCGGCGAGGAACGCGGGCGGTACGGCGGCGTCGATCGCGACCACTGCTGCCTCGTCCACATCGAGGGCGTCCAGCAGCCGGATCACGTCGGCGGCCAGCGTTGCGGCGTCGCGGCCGCTGTTTGTGCGTTCGCTGGCTCCGAGGCCTCGGAGGTCCGGTGCCACGACGAGGCGGTTTCGCGCGAGCGGCGGGGCGATCCGGTGCCACAGGTAGGAGGTGTGTGGCCAGCCGTGGAGGAGCACCACCGCCGTACCTTCGCCTGCTACGACGACGTGGAACTCGAGGTCGTCGATCGCCATCCGCTTGGACTCCATGCTGTAACCGCCGTTCATCAGGTAACCTCTGGTTACCGGCTAGCCTCGCCGGAACGGGAGCAGTCGGCAAGAAGGCACTTTCGCGAAAGGTGGTGAGCCGGTGGTGACCGAGCGCCCGGGTGACCTGTTTTCGGCCGATTGCCCGACGCGGCATCTGCTGGACCGGATCGGCGACAAGTGGACCTCGATGGCGGTGAAGCTGCTGGCTGAGCTGTATCCGGAGGCGGCGCGGTTCTCGGAGCTCAGGCGCGCGATGCCGGGAGTGAGTCACAAGATGCTGTCGCAGACCCTGCAGCGTCTGGCCGCCGACGGCCTCGTCAGCCGGCGGGTCGAGGACTCGGTCCCTCCCGCGGTGTACTACGCACTGACCGAGCTGGGCCGCTCACTCGACGAACCACTGGCCGCACTCCGCGACTGGGCCGAGACCCACATGTCCGAGATCGAGGGCCACCGCACTCACGGACGCCACGACCGCCACCCGGACAACTGACGACGAAGCCCTGTGCCACAGGGGAATGTGGCACAGGGGACTGTGGCACAGGGCTTCGGCGCTGGCATTCGGTTGAAGCTGCGGTCGGGGCGCGTTGGCGCAGATGGCGACGTGGTCGGAGGAGGCTCCGAGCCGGCTGTCGAAGGTGAAGTCGTACTGCGCTCCCGCGATGTAGGCGTTGGCGCGTTCGCGGGGGACGTCGTACGGGAGGTAGTCGTCGTACCGAAGAGGTCGGGGTCGGTCAGCGTGTTGAAGGCGATCCGGAACAGATCGTCGACGACATCCGCCGTCGCGTCCAGCGCGCGAAACTCGGCAACGCGGAGGTGCCACGCAAGCTCACGCCCAGGAGACGGAAGAGATCAACTCGTTCGGCGTCGCCGAGTAGCCCTCAGCAGCCACGGCGTCGGGGGTGCGGCGAGGTCTTGACAAGTTTGTGCAAGTTGGCGCAATCTTGGCGAAACCTTGGCGCAATCTCCGGGAGCCGTTGTGAACCCCACCTTGACCGATGTCGCGCAGCGCGCGGGTGTGTCGTTGTCCACTGCGTCGCGGGCGTTCAGTGACCCGGACCGGATCGGGCGGGACACGCTGCGGCGGATCGTCGAGGCGGCCGAGGAGATCGGGTACGTCGCGTCGGCGGGGCGGCAGTCGCGGGCGGCGGGGATGCCGACGCGGTCGGCGACGGTCGCGGTGATCGTGCCGGACATCGGCAACCCGGTGTTCGCGAGCTTCGTGAAGGCGGCGCAGGCGCACGGCTGGAACCGCCGGCAGACCGTCGTCCTGACCGACACCGACGGCAGCCCGGACCGCGAGCGGGAGATCATCGGCGAGCTCCAGGAGCGTGTCGACGGTTTCATCGTCTGTTCTCCCCGGTTGCCTGCGCACGACATCGCCGAGCTGTGCGGGAACACGCCGCTGGTGCTGGTCAACCGCACGAGTGACGAGACGAACAGCGTCGTACCGGATGCGGCCGACGGCCTCCGGCAGGCGCTGGAGTACCTGCGCGTCCTCGGTCACGAGCACGTCGCGTACGCACAGGGCTCGCCGCTGTCCTGGTCGAACCAGAACCGGGTCGATGCGATCCAGAGCCTCGCCGAGCAGTCGGACATCGAGCTCGTACTGATCGGCTGGCAGGCGGAGACGGTCGCGGGTGGCCAGGCCGCCGCCGCGAGTGTCGTGGCCTCGGGTGCGACCGCGGTGATCGCGCACAACGACCTGATGGCGCTCGGGATCATCACCGGGGCGACCGCGCTGGGGATCGAGGTTCCCGGCGATCTGAGCGTGATCGGCATCGACGACACGCCGCTCGCGGAGGTCGCTCGGCCGACGTTGACGAGTATTCAGGTGCCGATGTCGCGGGCGGGCGTGATGAGTGTCGACATGTTGCATCAGCAACTCACGGCAGAGGCCGGCCAGCCGGCCGCCGCGCCGCGGGTCGTCACGCTGCCGACACAGCTGGTCGTCCGGCAGAGCACCGGTCCGGTCGCCGGCTGGACGCCCGCGCGCCGCGAGCGGAGCGACGGATGAGAGTCGTCGTCACGGACCCGAACCTGCTTCCGCTGCGCGACGAGCTCGAGTCGCTGTTGCCCAAGGCAACCGAGGCGGTCTGGCTGCCGGACGACGTTCCCGGCGCGTTGCGGACGGCGGACGTGCTGGTCGGCCCGGCGTTCACGCAGGAGATGGCCGACGCGGCGCAGCAGCTACGACTTGTCCAGGTCGCAGGCGCCGGGACGGACCGAATCGAGGCGTCCGGCGTACCGGTCGCGAACACGTACCACCACGAGGACTCGATCGCGGAGTACGTCGTTTGGGCGCTGATCGGCCTGCGCCGCGAACTTCCGGCCGCCGACGCCGCCCTGCGCCGGAACCGCTGGCGGTCGAATGTCTACAATCCAACAATCCCGCAGCCGGACACCCTGGGCAGTGCGCGGGTCGGCTTCCTCGGCTTCGGCCACATCGGCCGGGCCACCTGGCGTCTCCTGCAGGCGTTCGACGCGCAGGCGCAGGCGGTCACCGCGAGCGGCAAGGCCGCCGCGGACGGGCTGAACTGGGCGGGGGACACGAGCCGGCTCGGCCGTCTCCTGGACGAGTCAGACGCACTCGTGGTCTCCGCGCCGCTCACCGGGACCACCCGCGGCATCATCGGCGCCGCCGAGCTCGAGCGGCTCGGGCGCGCCGGCGTACTCGTGAACGTCGCCCGCGGACCGCTGGTCCAGCAGCAACCGTTGTACGACGCCTTGCGGGACAGGACGATCCGCGCCGCCGCGCTCGACGTCTGGTACTCGTACCCGACGACCGGCGACCGGGCGGCTCCCGCCGACGCCCCGTTCGGCGAGCTCGACAACGTCCTGCTGACGCCGCATCTGTCCGGGATCACCCGGCAGACGTTCCGCGGCCGCGTCCAAGACATCGCAGCCAATATCAACGCCCTGGCCGACGGCCAGGAACTGCGCAACGTCGTGAGGCACTGACATGACCGATCGCATCATCGCCGCCGAGGTGATCCTGACCAGCCCCGGCCGGAACTATGTGACGCTGAAGCTGCAGACCGCCGACGGTGTCACCGGGTACGGCGACGCCACCGTCAACGGCCGGGAACTCGCCGCCGCGAGCTACCTCCGCGACCACGTCGCGCCGCTGCTGATCGGACTGGACCCGGCACGGATCGAGGACACCTGGCAGTACCTCTACCGAGGGGCGTACTGGCGGCGCGGCCCGATCACGATGGCCGCCGTCAGCGCCGTCGATCTGGCCTTGTGGGACATCAAGGGCAAGGTGGCCGGGATGCCCGTCTACCAGTTGCTCGGCGGCGCGGTCCGCGATCGGGTCCTCGCCTACACGCACGCCTCGGCCTGGGAGTTGCCCGAGTTGCTCGACGCGGTCGACGCCCGGCGAGCGGACGGGTTCCGGGCGGTTCGCGCGCAGTCCGGCGTACCGGGGTTGGAGACGGTGTACGGCGTACATCGCGACGCCGGCGGCGGATACGAGCCGGCCAAGCGGGGCGCCGTACCGGTGACGGAATCGTGGGACACCGACGCGTACCTGCGCCATGTGCCCGCCGTACTCGCCGCCGTTCGCGAACACGTCGGACCCGATCTGGCCCTGCTGCATGACGCGCATCACCGGCTCACGCCGCAGCAGGCCGCGCGGCTCGGGAAGGCCCTCGAACCCGCGGACCTGTTCTGGCTCGAGGACGTGACCCCGGCCGAGAACCAGGAAGCCCTGCGACTGGTCCGGCAGCACACGACGACGCCGCTGGCGATCGGCGAGGTCTTCAACAGCATCTTCGACTGCAAGGACCTGATCACCGAGCAGCTGATCGACTACGTCCGGGTCGCGGTCGCACACGCCGGCGGGATCAGCCACCTGCGCAGCATCTTCGCGCTCGCCGACCTCTACCAGGTGAAGGCCGCACCGCACGGGCCGTCCGACGTCTCGCCGGTCTCGTTCGGTGCGAGCGTGCACGTCGGATTGTCGACAATCAACTTCGGCATCCAGGAGTACATGGGGTACGACGCGCTCGCGCACGAGGTGTTCCCGCACGCGTGGTCGTTCGCGGACGGCTACCTGCATCCGGGGGAGGCGCCGGGACTCGGCGTCGAGGTGGACGAAACACTGGCGGCGAAGTTCCCGTACGAGCCGGCGTACCTGCCGGTCGCGCGCCGTCTCGACGGCAGCATGACCGACTGGTGACCGCGATGAAACGAGCAACGGTCCCCGAACATCTGCTGACCGCGAGACCGGCAAGCACAGGCATCGTGCATCTGGGTTTAGGCAACTTCCATCGCGCGCATCAGGCCGTCTACACCGCTCAGGCGGGCGACGGCTGGGGAATCCTCGGCGTCGCGAGCCGCTCGACCGCGGTCGCCGACGCGATGAACGCCCAGGACGGCCTCTACTCGGTGCTGGAGCTGTCGCCCGAGGGATCGTCGATCAGCGTCCCCGGCGTGCACACCGGCGCGATCGTTGCTGCCGGCAACCCGGAGGCGGTGGTCGCGGCGATTGCCGCCGAGCAGACCCGGATCGTCTCGACGACGGTGACCGAGCACGGCTACTGCATGGATCCCAGCACCCATCGCCTGGACCTGGACCGGGTCGCCGCGGATCTGCACGCGACCCCGCAGACCGTCATCGGCCAGATCGCCCGCGCTCTGGAACGCCGCGCCAGTACTCACCTGGCCCCGATCACCGTCCTGAACTGCGACAACATGCAGTCGAACGGCACCCGGACCCGCGCCCTCGTCCTGGAGTTCCTGCAGGTCGCCGGCTCGCCCGCGATCGACTGGGTCGCCGGCAACGTCACCTTCCCGAACTCGATGGTCGACCGCATCGTCCCCGCGACCACGGACGGCTACCGCGCGGCGGCGGCCGAACTGCTCGGGGTCCGAGACCGGATCCCGGTACCGGCCGAGCCGTTCACGATGTGGGTACTGGAGGACCGCTTCGCGGCCGGACGCCCGGCCTGGGAACGCGGAGGCGCGGTCTTCACCGACGAGGTCGAGGCCTACGAACTGCTCAAACTGCGGCTGCTCAACGGGACCCACTCGCTGATCGCGTACCTCGGTGCACTCGACGGCCGCGCGACCATTCCGGAGGCCCGGGCGGCCGGCTTCATCGAGTCCGCCGCCCGCTCGGTCCTCGAGGACGACTACCTGCCGACAGTCACGCTGCCGCAGGGCTTCGAGGTGAAGCCGTACGTCGCCTCGCTGTTCGAGCGCTGGTCGAACCACGCACTCGGGCACCGCACCCAGCAGGTCGGTAGCGACGGCTCGGTCAAGCTCCCGCAACGGGTTCCCGAGCCCGCGGTGCAGCTGCTGAAACAGGGCGTGATGCCCGAGCACCTCGCACTGACCGTGGCCGCTTGGATGTGTTGCGTCGTACCGCTGCCCGGGTTCGACCCCGGGCCGCACGCCCGGGCGATGGTCGACCCGGCCCGCGAGCGGCTCGGGGCGCTCGCGGCGACGTCCCGCAGTACCGAGGACCTGGCACGAGCCGTCCTCGACCAGGTGTTTCCCACTGAACTTGCCGAGAGCAACGACTTTGCCCGGCGTGTTGCCGAGTACGTCGCCGTCGTCACCCGCGACGGCGTCCGCGCCGCGGCCGGTCTGGCCGCCCGCTCCCGAACGTCCCGGTCGCACGCCTCGCCCGCGGCCTGAGACCCCCGAAGGATCCGCCATGGAAACGAGCAGTTCACACCCGGAGCCATCCCGCCAGGAAGTCCGTAGGGCCGCGCTCGCCGGCCTGATCGGCACCGCCCTCGAACAGTACGACTTCGTCATCTACGGGACCGCGTCGGCGCTGGTCTTCAGCCACCTGTTCTTCCCCAACATCTCGGCGACGGCAGGGCTGCTCGCCAGCTTCA
This genomic interval carries:
- the manD gene encoding D-mannonate dehydratase ManD yields the protein MTDRIIAAEVILTSPGRNYVTLKLQTADGVTGYGDATVNGRELAAASYLRDHVAPLLIGLDPARIEDTWQYLYRGAYWRRGPITMAAVSAVDLALWDIKGKVAGMPVYQLLGGAVRDRVLAYTHASAWELPELLDAVDARRADGFRAVRAQSGVPGLETVYGVHRDAGGGYEPAKRGAVPVTESWDTDAYLRHVPAVLAAVREHVGPDLALLHDAHHRLTPQQAARLGKALEPADLFWLEDVTPAENQEALRLVRQHTTTPLAIGEVFNSIFDCKDLITEQLIDYVRVAVAHAGGISHLRSIFALADLYQVKAAPHGPSDVSPVSFGASVHVGLSTINFGIQEYMGYDALAHEVFPHAWSFADGYLHPGEAPGLGVEVDETLAAKFPYEPAYLPVARRLDGSMTDW
- a CDS encoding mannitol dehydrogenase family protein, which codes for MKRATVPEHLLTARPASTGIVHLGLGNFHRAHQAVYTAQAGDGWGILGVASRSTAVADAMNAQDGLYSVLELSPEGSSISVPGVHTGAIVAAGNPEAVVAAIAAEQTRIVSTTVTEHGYCMDPSTHRLDLDRVAADLHATPQTVIGQIARALERRASTHLAPITVLNCDNMQSNGTRTRALVLEFLQVAGSPAIDWVAGNVTFPNSMVDRIVPATTDGYRAAAAELLGVRDRIPVPAEPFTMWVLEDRFAAGRPAWERGGAVFTDEVEAYELLKLRLLNGTHSLIAYLGALDGRATIPEARAAGFIESAARSVLEDDYLPTVTLPQGFEVKPYVASLFERWSNHALGHRTQQVGSDGSVKLPQRVPEPAVQLLKQGVMPEHLALTVAAWMCCVVPLPGFDPGPHARAMVDPARERLGALAATSRSTEDLARAVLDQVFPTELAESNDFARRVAEYVAVVTRDGVRAAAGLAARSRTSRSHASPAA